A portion of the Lolium rigidum isolate FL_2022 chromosome 1, APGP_CSIRO_Lrig_0.1, whole genome shotgun sequence genome contains these proteins:
- the LOC124682605 gene encoding peptidyl-prolyl cis-trans isomerase E: protein MNQPVQKNTLYVGGLSEEVDEKILHAAFVPFGEVKDVKTPLDQATQKHRSFGFVTFLEREDAAAAMDNMDGAELFGRVLTVNYAFPERIKGGEQGWAAQPIWADADTWFERQQQEEEMKRLQAEHSAAMKEAEKLHREKVAAEKDGEKDEADPMAAAEAQAVKQSS, encoded by the exons ATGAACCAGCCGGTGCAGAAGAACACCCTCTACGTAG GTGGGCTGTCGGAGGAGGTGGACGAGAAGATCCTGCACGCGGCGTTCGTGCCGTTCGGGGAGGTCAAGGACGTCAAGACGCCGCTCGACCAGGCCACGCAGAAGCACCGCTCCTTCGGCTTCGTCACCTTCCTCGAGCGCgaggacgccgccgctgccatggACAACATGGACGGGGCCGAGCTCTTCGGCCGCGTCCTCACCGTGAACTACGCCTTCCCCGAGCGCATCAAGGGAGGGGAGCAGGGCTGGGCTGCGCAGCCAA TTTGGGCCGATgcggatacttggtttgagaggcagcagcaaGAAGAGGAAATGAAGCGCCTTCAGGCAGAGCACAGCGCAGCAATGAAAGAAGCAGAAAAGCTTCACAGGGAAAAAGTAGCTGCAGAAAAAGACGGGGAAAAGGATGAAGCAGATCCGATGGCTGCAGCTGAAGCTCAGGCCGTGAAACAGAGCTCTTGA